The sequence TGAGGCCCTCACCGAGCGTCTTCAGGCTTTAGTGGCGAATGCCGTTGCCGCATTACCGCAGGACACCATCGAGGTTGGTGTAGAGGTAAAAGTACTGCCAGCGAAGTCTCTGCAATCGGCTAGCGTCAGCAGCGTGCCGGGCGTTAAGAATATTGTGGCCGTTGCGTCTGGCAAAGGTGGGGTGGCTAAATCTACTACCGCGGTCAATATTGCGCTAGCGCTTGCTCAATCGGGTGCGAAAGTAGGCATGCTCGATGCCGACATATACGGCCCTAGTCAGCCTCAAATGCTAGGTGTGGCCGATAAACGGCCCGAAATGTACGGCCCCAATATGATCGAACCTATTAATGGGTTAGGTGTGCATGTGGTGTCTATGGGTAACCTCGTTACGGACAAAACGCCCATGGTATGGCGTGGGCCAATGGTAAGTGGTGCCTTACAGCAGCTACTGCAAAATACTCATTGGGTCGATATTGATTATTTAGTGATCGATATGCCTCCCGGTACTGGTGATATTCAGTTGACACTATCGCAGGCCGTACCTGTGTCGGGCTCCGTAATTGTGACAACCCCACAAGATATTGCGCTTCTGGATGCGAGAAAAGGTATTGAAATGTTCAATAAAGTGAATATTCCGGTATTCGGTGTTGTTGAGAATATGGCTACGCATATCTGCGCTAACTGTGGCCATGCAGAAGCCATCTTTGGCGAAAAAGGTGGCGAAGCGTTAGCGGCTGAGTATGGTGTGGGCGTACTAGGCCGGTTACCGCTTACACGCTCCATTCGAGAGCAAACCGATGCCGGAACCCCGCCCGTATTTGCCGAGCCTGAATCGGCTATTAGCCTTGAGTATCGAAGCATTGCCAATAGCGTGGCTATGGCACTGTGGGAGCAGTCATTGGTGGGCAGCGCAGGCCCAGAAATTTCTTTTTCAGATGATTAGAATCGCATAGCTTGCGATGCAGCGCAGCCGCTACTATTATCCCCGCAACTAAATTCGTCAACCTAACCCTTGGCGCCCAAGTAGAGAGAAGCACCATGAGTATTAAATCCGACCATTGGATTCGCCGAATGGCAGAAAATGAAGGCATGATCGAGCCATTCGAGCCGGGCCAAGTGCGTTACGATAGTAACGATAAACGGCTTATTTCTTACGGAACATCCAGCTACGGCTACGATGTTCGTTGCTCCAATGAGTTTAAAATTTTTACCAACGTCCACTCTGCAGTTGTAGACCCTAAAAATTTCGACGCGAACAGTTTTGTCGATATTCAAAGTGACGTGTGTGTCATTCCGCCAAACTCGTTTGCATTGGCTCGTACGGTAGAATTTTTTCGTATTCCTCGTTCGGTCTTAACGGTGTGCTTGGGTAAATCTACTTACGCGCGTTGCGGTATTATCGTGAATGTAACGCCTTTAGAGCCCGAGTGGGAAGGCCATGTTACCTTGGAGTTTTCCAACACCACGCCATTGCCGGCAAAGATATACGCGAACGAAGGCGTTGCTCAAATGTTGTTTTTTGAAAGCGACGAGCCGTGCGAAACCTCGTATAAAGATCGCGGTGGGAAGTACCAAGGCCAAACAGGTGTAACCCTTCCAAAAACCTAGTGCGGTTTAAGGTTGGCTGGCGGTAATAAAGCATGTGAATAGTGAGCCATAAATACAACGTCGATGCGGAAACGGGTCGGCGTTTTTTTGTGGCTGCATGACCTCAACGCTCGGGTGCGTCCCTGTAATTTTCGGATTTATGCGTTTCCATTTTCAGTCAAAAAAACGCAGACAAATGTCTAGCGGGTGGCTGTTTAATATTCACGCCTTAAGTGCAGAGGGCAACGCCCTTCTCTTTCTTTCCAAACTCTATCCGTGTTCAAATGGCGGTTTTCGAAATAGATAAAAGGTATTTTTATGGCTAAAGCTGTGGTCGCGCTAACACGTACGCTATGTATCGGTATGCTTTTTTTGTTCCAGCAATCGTGTGGCGTTATTCAAACAGAAAAATCCCCATTGCCGTTAGTTACCGTAGCAGTAGAAGATGATTTTCGAGTAGGGTTTTCGGGGAAAGGTGCGGGCGCAGGCGTCATGTTATCGGCATCAATGGGGCCTATGGGTATCGCCATTGGCGTGGCTATAGATGAAGGGATTGCCAAAAAAATACGTGAAAACATCGCGAAAACCGACATCACTATAGAGCGCTCAATACGCTTGGCACTGCAACCGTTAGCCAACAACCTTGCGCATGATATTGCCGTAACTCTCGAAGAGCTTAAATTTGTTACTACCTCTAAAGAGGGATTTAACGACGCGGTTAAAATAGTGGTTACCCTAAAAGTACCAGCACAGAATAATACTCCCGCTAACAGTTTTAACACCGCTACCGCCGTACAAAACGGAACATGTACTACCGACTATTACGAGCTGAACGCAATAAAACAAGAACCCGCCGCTGTGGGGCTGGCGCTCACACAAGCGGCGGCGTGTGTGAGTAATATACTAAACATGTATTATGGGCGAGCTTAGTCGCCAGGGCTTTCGTTTAATTAATGTGTCTTATACGTGCGCAAGAGCACATTGCCGTTTAGGTGTCGTACTCTTGGTTTCGTGTGATAAATATCATAGCTAAAAGTAAAAACAAATACCCGAAGCTGCGGTGCATTGTAATCGCGGCAAAGGCGATAATACTATCGGCCGTGTATACGCTCAATCAGCAAACAATATTATAAGAACTTTAGTACAACCTGAAAACAGCACCATGGATGGGCTACGTAAATACGTGTTAAACGTGCTTGCCGAATATTCCACCTCACTACCTACTTAACTGAAAGGTGTCGCCACCGGTTTTTTTACGCCATCGCCACCAACCTTTAGTTCGAAAAATGTACAGATATAACGTTTGGCTTCTAACGGATTGCTTCCAACAGCCTAGGCGCTAAAAAAGGTAAGGCTGAGGCCCAACAAGCAAAATACCCGTACCCACTATCAATATGAATTTATCGCTAAATATTTGTAGGGTTATTGTTCGAACAACCACTACCAATACTAGGAGAGGGTAATGCCAGAGAATGAACTTTGTCGCGCAGTAAAAAGTTTTCCTGTAAACGGAATTAACCGTGTAGTCGCGGCATTATTCTCGGTATGCCTCTCCGCCTTTGCCTTTGGCGACACGCTAAATGAAAATGCATACGAAGTGTATTATGGCGATTTTAACGATGACGGCAGGGCGGGCGATGTTTACTACCACCGCAAAGATACTTTTGTATTAATACACGGTGAAATCGCCATACCACTCTCCGTTGCCAACGAAGGTAGTTATGTTGTTTACGAAGGCTCGAACGGAACAGTAACCGAACTTGTGTTATCAAAATCCAGCCTCGGCAATTATACGCTGGGTGAATTAAACAGCGATTATTATTTTACAGACACCAATGGCGATGGCCTGCCCGATATAGTCGCCGTAGCGCTCGGAACATCTGGTCAGTCGGTGACATTGCTGGGGAGTGATACGGGTGTTCTCACTGCAACTATCAATGAAAGGCCTCCAGAAAATATTGAATCTCCACCGAGCGCACGTATTGCAACAAGTGCAATAGTAACGGCTGAGGAACGCATCGCTATCGATAAGCTTCAATCTTTAGGGGGTTCGTTCAGGGTGGATGAAAGTGGTGCGGCTACCTACTCAATACCTATCGTTGCTCCTGCTGGTTCGGCGGGTGTTGCACCTGGAATCAGTCTTAACTATTCCAGTATGGCAGGCAACGGTATTGCCGGTAAAGGGTGGTCATTGGGTGGGTTTGGGTCAATTTCCCGATGCCGTCAAACGCTTTTCCAAGATGGCGCCTCGAAGCCTATTTCTTGGGGGCAGACGATCGTTTTTGTTTAAATGGCGTGCGATTGTTACTGGTTAGTGGTGGGGAATACGGCGCACCAGGCAGCCTGTATCGAACAGAAGTAGACTCCTATGTCGTAGTTACTGCAATAGGCGGTACGCTGGGAGAGCCCGATTATTTTAGTGTGCGCGCAAAAGATGGTTCTACTACCTACTATGGAGGAGAGGGTGCTCATAATTCCGAGCAAACGGCCTATAACGCAAGCGGGGACGCGCAACTGGATAAGGTTTTATCCTGGAAAATCCAAGAGTTTAAAGATAGTACTTCAAACCCTATTCGATACTTCTACTCTGTGCTGGAGAGTGAACATTTCCCAACGGAAGTTCGGTATGCCTACAGTCGTAATGGGGTAGAACATGCAAAAGTCGTTTTTGGATATGCTGTGGGTGCCCGCCCAGATGCGGCTTGCATTTTCGCTCGTGCGATTTTACGGTTGTTGTTACCGATTCATCCTCAGTGGATACATCTTCGGCGAGAGATTCAGCCTCGTTAAAGAGGCCGAGTTGATCTGGTGATATTTTTTCGCTGGAAGCGGAAAATTTTTTATGAAGAAAAAGACGGATTTGTTCCTTTAACGATTCTACTTGCACATCACGCCTTGCAAGCTCTTCTCGCAATAATTCATTTTCTTTTTCTAGCTTCGCCACGTCATTCATGGCTGTGGATTATACCAAAATACCTATCCTACAGCACTATAGATGAGCTGCTTATGAGGTTTTATTTGTGTGATATCGAACCCGCGTAATAGCCAATGCCATTGTTCACTATCGATTTTTATGGTTTCGCTACTTGAGCGCTTTGGCCATTTAAACTTCTCTTTCTCTAAGCGCTTTTGCCAGAGAACGAAGCCTGTTTCATCCCAATAAAGTACTTTGAGCTGAGAGCGGCGCTTATTACAGAAAACGAAAATGGCGCGGTCAAAAGGCGATAACGCCATATCATCTGATACGATCAACGATAGACCGTTAATGGCTTTTCTGAAGTCCACAGGGTCTCGATGCAAATAAACGTTGATGGAGTTTGACCACTTAATCATGCGAGACTGTGCACTAGAGTCGTAAAAGGCTGTAACGGCATGCTGGTAGGGCATTCGATTTTACATCGACCTACGACGATTATTAGGCTGGTTTTTGCGGTGGCCGTTTGCTGCGGCTCGACCTCCAACTCGATGAACTTGGTTTTATCTTGGTTGCGGTGTTTATGTAGCTGTTGATTGAAATAGCGTGAGTTTATGTCACGCTCCTTGCAAAATTGAGTTTGGGTTTTATCGCTAGCCTCAAAATCTACAATTAGCTTTGGCCAATCGTATTTACGGTATTTTCTCATGATGCCTCCTTCGGTGTTATGGGAGGCATTAGAATATCGGGTTATTGAGGTCTCGATAAGGTGTGGTTGGTTTGGCGCTTACTTAAGTTTTTATTTTGTTGTATTGTTAAGATAAATTAATGTTTTTTTCTTATAAAGCAAATGAATGTTTTTTTTGTATAGGAACATCTGATTAACCCGAGAGTTCCTACAAACGTTATTTAAATCTATAAGCACACAATATTTCAGCTAAATATTAACGTTTTCTTATCGCCATTGAGGCGATAAGCCGTTTTCAGGCGTACCTCGCCTGTTAAATTGTCATTAAATGACGTCTAGCCAAAAACAAATTGGTTAATGCACATTTCGTAAATACCGCTTGTGCGTTTTTAGCCAAACCTTTATAACGCACTTTGCGAAAACCAAATTGATGTTTGATTACACCAAACAAATGCTCTACCCGTGGTCGAATTTTTGACTTGTTACGATTTTCCTGGCGCTCTTTATTTGTAAGTGGGTGATTGCGACGACCACGCTTATGAGTAAAGTCTTTGGCATGTTGTGCACTGGCCTTTATTTGCGATTTTTGTCCCGTATAGGCCGAGTCACCATAGACGCGCCGCTCCTCTCCATGAAGTAAATCCCCAAGTACTTGTGAGTCATGAACGTTCGCGGACGTTACCCGTACGGAATGGATTAGCTTTGTTTGACTATCAACGCCAATATGGGCTTTCATACCAAAATACCATTGCCCCCCTTTCTGAGTAGATTTCATGTCGGGATCTCGTTGACGCGCTTTGTTTTTGGTCGAGCGTGGTGCATCAATAATCGTGGCATCCACAATGGTGCCGCGGTTGAGCTTAAGGCCATTTTCTTGAAGGTACGCATTCACCAACCGAAATAACTCACCGCCCAAATTATGACGTTCCATTAAATGACGAAATTTACACATTGTTGTTTCATCAGGAACAGGCTCTTTGCCCAAATCGATACCGACAAACTGTCGCATAGCTCGTGAATCATAAAGTGCTTCTTCGGCACTTGGGTCAGACAATTCAAACCAATGCTGCAAGAAATGAATGCGTAGCATGCGCTCTATACCAATCGTTGGGCGCCCACCCAAGCTGGATGCCTTGGGATAAAAGGGTTCGATCGCTTCACAAAGCTCTTCCCAGGGAAGAATCTCGTTCATTTGATCCAGAAATATCTCTTTACGCGTTTTCTTGCGGTATTTTTCAAATCCACTGGCTTCAAGGCTTTGTTGTTTCATATCATTCGGGCTTAAGTTATGAGGTGTTTTTATTATCGCATTTTTGATAGGTTAATCAGAGGTTCCTATAAACTGTTCGATGTTGAATAGTGGCTGGTTTTTATTTTAATGAATTGTTGTATTGATATTTTTTGGTAATGATGATTGTGTTAGGGGGTTGTTTAGGTTTTTGTTATGAAATACATAAAGGATTTTATATGCGGTTCGTTGTGAATTTTTCTATTGGGAGTGGCTTTATTCTTTGCGTCTGCGTTAGTTAATGCTGGTACATTTAACCTTGGCGGTAGTGCGAACGGAGGAAAAGTCGATTACGATGGGACTTATACAATCACTTGGTCGGGCTATGAAAGCCCCACGAGTTATGAAGATGTAACGGTTAAATTGTATAGAGGATCCAGTTCATCGGGAACTTTTCTAAGAAGCGGTACATCTGGAAGTTATACCGAAACCAACAAAAGTAATGGTAAATACAGCTATTTCCTGCATGTATGTCGTCGCTCAATATATTATCAAGGAGCTGGATGCAGTAGCACTTCTGGTAGTGTGGTGTCGGCCATTGAGGTGGCGAAAACACCCAGCGCACCTAGCACTATTACTTTGACCGGTGGCACGCTGGATTGTGATCAGTCCATTGGTGTTAGCTGGTCGTCTGCTTCAGGTGGAAATCGCTATTCGCTTGAAGAAAGAAAAAGAAAAAATTCATCGAGTTCTTGGAGTTCCTGGAGCAATGTATCGTCAAATATTGACAAGACATC is a genomic window of Teredinibacter purpureus containing:
- the dcd gene encoding dCTP deaminase codes for the protein MSIKSDHWIRRMAENEGMIEPFEPGQVRYDSNDKRLISYGTSSYGYDVRCSNEFKIFTNVHSAVVDPKNFDANSFVDIQSDVCVIPPNSFALARTVEFFRIPRSVLTVCLGKSTYARCGIIVNVTPLEPEWEGHVTLEFSNTTPLPAKIYANEGVAQMLFFESDEPCETSYKDRGGKYQGQTGVTLPKT
- the tnpA gene encoding IS66 family insertion sequence element accessory protein TnpA, with amino-acid sequence MRKYRKYDWPKLIVDFEASDKTQTQFCKERDINSRYFNQQLHKHRNQDKTKFIELEVEPQQTATAKTSLIIVVGRCKIECPTSMPLQPFTTLVHSLA
- the apbC gene encoding iron-sulfur cluster carrier protein ApbC, giving the protein MSCDLLQEVQSALQSVALPELGGQSLRTICDVATHEGAVRILIKQGVNGEALTERLQALVANAVAALPQDTIEVGVEVKVLPAKSLQSASVSSVPGVKNIVAVASGKGGVAKSTTAVNIALALAQSGAKVGMLDADIYGPSQPQMLGVADKRPEMYGPNMIEPINGLGVHVVSMGNLVTDKTPMVWRGPMVSGALQQLLQNTHWVDIDYLVIDMPPGTGDIQLTLSQAVPVSGSVIVTTPQDIALLDARKGIEMFNKVNIPVFGVVENMATHICANCGHAEAIFGEKGGEALAAEYGVGVLGRLPLTRSIREQTDAGTPPVFAEPESAISLEYRSIANSVAMALWEQSLVGSAGPEISFSDD
- a CDS encoding IS66 family transposase, which gives rise to MNDVAKLEKENELLREELARRDVQVESLKEQIRLFLHKKFSASSEKISPDQLGLFNEAESLAEDVSTEDESVTTTVKSHERKCKPHLGGHPQHIQKRLLHVLPHYDCRHTELPLGNVHSPAQSRSIE
- a CDS encoding SpvB/TcaC N-terminal domain-containing protein — protein: MPENELCRAVKSFPVNGINRVVAALFSVCLSAFAFGDTLNENAYEVYYGDFNDDGRAGDVYYHRKDTFVLIHGEIAIPLSVANEGSYVVYEGSNGTVTELVLSKSSLGNYTLGELNSDYYFTDTNGDGLPDIVAVALGTSGQSVTLLGSDTGVLTATINERPPENIESPPSARIATSAIVTAEERIAIDKLQSLGGSFRVDESGAATYSIPIVAPAGSAGVAPGISLNYSSMAGNGIAGKGWSLGGFGSISRCRQTLFQDGASKPISWGQTIVFV
- the tnpB gene encoding IS66 family insertion sequence element accessory protein TnpB (TnpB, as the term is used for proteins encoded by IS66 family insertion elements, is considered an accessory protein, since TnpC, encoded by a neighboring gene, is a DDE family transposase.) — its product is MPYQHAVTAFYDSSAQSRMIKWSNSINVYLHRDPVDFRKAINGLSLIVSDDMALSPFDRAIFVFCNKRRSQLKVLYWDETGFVLWQKRLEKEKFKWPKRSSSETIKIDSEQWHWLLRGFDITQIKPHKQLIYSAVG